The Leptospira sp. WS39.C2 genome contains a region encoding:
- a CDS encoding TetR/AcrR family transcriptional regulator: protein MSKGEETKSLILDRAVQIASVHGLEGLTIGSLAEELGMSKSGLFAKFSSKENLQIDVLRKGSELFRRFVLYPTLKTKPGISRIRNAFANWLDWSNRSDLPGGCLFLASSSEFDDKPGVVRDHLRKIQISWHSSLKQFVEEAKQSGELDSETNVEQMVQEIWGLVLSFHFYNRLLDDKSSEKRTKQCFNDLIKRHSK from the coding sequence ATGAGCAAAGGGGAAGAGACAAAATCACTCATTTTAGACCGGGCAGTGCAAATCGCAAGTGTACATGGTTTAGAAGGGCTTACCATCGGTTCCCTTGCCGAAGAATTGGGAATGTCCAAAAGTGGACTTTTTGCAAAATTTTCATCGAAAGAAAACCTCCAAATCGATGTTTTGCGAAAAGGAAGTGAACTGTTTCGTCGTTTTGTATTGTACCCCACATTAAAAACAAAACCTGGTATTTCTCGGATTCGAAATGCCTTTGCAAATTGGCTTGATTGGTCCAATCGATCCGATTTGCCTGGAGGGTGTTTGTTTCTTGCTTCGAGTTCCGAGTTTGATGACAAACCAGGTGTAGTGCGCGACCACTTGCGTAAAATCCAAATCTCATGGCATTCTTCCTTAAAACAATTTGTAGAAGAAGCCAAACAATCTGGTGAATTGGATTCGGAAACGAATGTAGAACAAATGGTGCAAGAAATATGGGGACTTGTGTTATCGTTTCATTTTTACAATCGATTGTTAGATGACAAATCTTCAGAGAAACGAACCAAACAGTGTTTTAACGATTTAATCAAACGCCATTCGAAATAA